The window GTGTTATAAGTACAAACTAACAAAACTTACccaaatgaaacaaataatacAACCTTGGTATCGGAAAAAGACGAGGCTGCAGCGTGTGTGACAGCCGCTGAGACGGCGGCGGGCAAGAACGGCAAGCGGCGGGATGGGGTGCAGTGGCTGGTAATAGGAAGGAGCGGCTGGAACGTGAAATCGACAGTTGGCGGCGAAGATGCAGAGGCGAACGTCGGCAGGTGGGTAGTAGGAGGAGGCGGAGGCGGAGAATGTGAAGACCCAAACGCTCGCCGGCTGGGTAAACGGGAGTTTAGGGTAGAGGGTTTAAGGTAATTGTGttaacatttttcttgtattttgagtttttaatgctttttaagaaaaaaaaaattaaatgataaatctttcaaattcaaatatatatatatatatatatatataacaaattgtaagaccaaatttaatttatattttttacaaagattaaataaaaaaaattaaactgtTTTGTGAAATAAAGTTTCAATACAATAAATCCAATAATTCGTTGTTTGGGtaaaatggtttaaataaataaataattaaaacaaccaaataactttattttaaaaattagaaaacaaatattttaaaatgttacagAAGTATAGTCAAGACTTTTATGTGTAATGAGAATATTTTACAAGTGACTTGGTAGGTTGATCGGTTAACAATTTATAGCTTAATTATGTGTATTGTAagtatttatgtttattttgctacatttaaaaataacaattgtaaaaattgaattgtaatttattttggcAAATAAAAGTAACATGTCATTAGCATATCTAACACatatttaatctatttttctctatatatatataaaaacgtACTCATCATCAATGTATAGTTAACCTTATGAGAAGACGAAGTAAAAAGGGTAAAACTAAGATGATAGTTGCTGTTTCTCATTCATTCAACCATCCCTCTCAAACACATGAACAGAATCTATTATGACCACGTGACTGGTGTGGCGTTGCGTCAAAAGTATTTTCTCAATTGCTTGTCTTTTACGTCATAGTTCGATTCCCTTGGAATGGTGGTCGGCTAGGGTTCTTACGTGGTTCAACAAACAAGATTCTACTATCACTTCAACTTATCTTTTATCATGCCCTTACTCCCAATATTTCTGCTTAAAGTAAAATTCCCTCTCTATATGTACACGAATCTCTGACTTCGATGCTATAGACATTGCGCACCCTTCTTCCACTGTACTTCGCCGGAATTTAATGTCTCAGAGGTGGTCGGAGGAGTGAGCATTCAGTCACCGATGTCGGAAATATCCAGCTCATGGAGCGAAGAATTTGCGGGTTTATGGGAGGATTCGGGGATCCGATACGTGGCAGAACCGATCGGAATTTCTTCACCGTCGATCGAGAATACGGGATCGGTTTTTCCGGTCGAGTCGGGGAACTACGAGGAATCAGTGGAATCAGAGAGTTTGAAGAATCAGGTTAAGGGGTTTGCGCTTGCCTGGGGTGAAATTCTCCTTGAATTGGGGAGAGGTTGTAGGGACATTGTGCAGCAGAATTTGATTACCGAGGATTCATATATACAAAAGCTCAGAGGACCCTGTGCGAGTGTTACTTCTAGACTGAGTTTCTTAAACGAGTTTTTGCCGGAAGATCGAGATCCTGTTTATGCTTGGCCGgtgatattttttgtttccattcTCGCATTCACAGGTGTGTTCTGGTTTTGGacttgttctttatttttcctcaCAGTGCCATTCCAGaagattatatttatgtttcattTGTCATTTGGTTCAATCATAACAGTTCTcctgttgattttttttcatacccATATAAGATAGATCTTGTAGTATTTCCCTTTGATTTAATCTTAGTGGTACTGGTAACTGTGACAAGTATGTCATTTTTCATTGAATACAagttatgataatatatgaATGGTAATCGTGAAACTTTGGTATTACGATCTTAATGAAATAGTTAACGTTATTTGCAGTTATCTGTGTAAATAACAGACAAGAGAGCTTTAGCCGACCGATAATGAAGGTGCGCGATCATCTTCCCAGTGCTTCTCTCATGCTTCTTCCCGATGGCAGGCATATGGCGTATGATGTATATGGTGTTTCAGCTGATAGAGCTAGATTTTCCATACTAGCTCCAcactcttttctttcatctcGATTAGCAGGTAATATTTGCAAGATAGAACACTTTGAATCTCTCAAATTCACTGAAATGCAATTCTTGAATCATAGTTCTTGGACATGCCTGAATTTTAGGAAGATTGTTGCAGAGCTAACATTGAGAGGTAACAGAGATTAAAGCATCTATTTCTATGGCAGGTATTCCGGGAGTCAAAATGTCTTTGCTTGAAGAATTTGGTGTTCGCTTGGTTGCGTATGATCTTCCTGGTTTTGGGGAGAGTGATCCTCATCCCCACAGAAACCTGAATTCATCAGCATTTGATATGTTGCATCTAGCTGATGCTATTAGTattaatggaaaattttggGTGCTTGGCTACTCAGAAGGAGCTATGCATGCTTGGGCTGCACTTCGATATATCCCAGACAGGATTGCAGGTGTGTAAGAATGTacgttttgattttttaacaGTGTAAAGATACTTACTGTGAAAccggttttttttttttgccacaACTTTTTGTATTCCCTTGGACTTCCTTTTTAACTGTTGGATTCTGAAATCTACTATGATATTTGCACACTAAGTATTTTACCCactaatgaaaaataagaaatacaCGAACATATGACCATACAAGGAGTTTATAAAAGTTACAAATTAGACTACCCCCGTCGCATAGAAAATCCATTCTAGTattgttgaaacaaaaaattcaatttaaacgTAAACTAAATGTGGGTTTACTTTagaattcaataaatattttcgaaTTTGTAGGTGCAATCATGGTGGCTCCTATGATCAATCCATATGAAAAAGGCATGACCAGGGAAGAGTTGAGAAGAACATGGGAAAATTGGGGTCCACGAAAGAgacttttatatttcttaGCTCGGAGATTTCCTAGATTTCTGTCCTACTTCTATCGTCGAAATTTTTTGTCAGGAAGacatgaagaaattgaaagacAGTTGTCACTATCACTGAGAAAGAAGGTGAGTTCATAGACTATTGAAAATGTATCTATTAAGTTCAAAGATAAGATTATTAGATAAGGATAGGTTCCAtctcaaaaattaattgacaATGGAGTGATGTAGCTCATGTATTTTTTAAGGATTATGAGTTGTCTTCCGATGTGGGATTCTCTGTATGCCATTTCAAGACGGCGTCTCTTAGGTTACTATTCTTGAgtctgatttttttaattaatattatcttCTATTGAATATGAGCATAGCTCCATTGATGTAAAAAATATGTACGGTCGATCAAGAGATCATATCTTCATATCCTTGGATTCTGATTATTGAGCTCAAGAGGACAAAACATAATTGGATTCTGATTGAAGAATGGTAAATCAAAGAAGCACCGTCTTGGCACACATGAGGATACTTCACAATTTCTACAAGACCATAGGTTAATCCTTTCATtgtcaattaattttgagatggAGGGTGGAAAGTGGCCATTAGTTTAATAAAGTACTTAGAGAGAACGAGTTCAACTCACACCTAATATTTACACAACACAATCTTCACAATTTTCAGGATGAAGTTTTGATCGAAGATCCAAAATTCAAGGAATTTTGGTATAGGAACGTGGAAGAGTCGATCCGGCAGAAAAATGTCAAACCTTTTGTAGAAGAAACCATGCTACTGGTGTCAAATTGGGGGTTTAGTTTGGCAGATCTTAGGGTGCAGAGAAAGTGTCAAAGATCTAGCATTCTTCATTGGCTCAAATCTTTGTACAGCCAAGAACAATGTGAACTGGCAGGATTTGTCGGTCCCATTCATATATGGCAGGTAAGGCCAAACCACTGCTCTTTTCCTTCACATGAAATCTTATAAAATCGTATGCTGTTTGGTTAAATTTGTCATGTTTGTTCTAACTTCTAATTGCTTGAGAAGATCATACGAGCACTATTACAATCGTTAACCACCATGGACTAGCCTAGTGGCAGATAAAGAGTTAAGAAGAAGTTATGGAATGGATTCAACTGCATGGTGGCCACACCTACCTTAGATTTGATATTCTACTAATTTTTTTGAcatccaaatgttgtagaGTCAAGAGGTTGTAGCCTAACCTAAGATTAATAGACGTGTGAGTAAGCTTTTACTAACACTCACAAATACAAAACACACGCACATTACCCTTGTTTATTTGGAAGAGATATATGCTATATACTAAAAGAACCAGTGTAGGCATAATTCTGAGcatcaaaatttgtaattcGTTTTCTAATACGAATTTTGGTTATGAATGATGAACAGGGAATAGATGATCAAGCAGTTCCACTATCAATGACTGATTATATAGGCCGCATTTTACCAGCAGCCGTATTGCATAAGCTCTCAAATGAAGGGcacttctcatttttctatttttgtgaCGAATGTCACAGACAGATATTTTCCACCATTTTTGGACCTCCTAAGGGCCCAGTCgacagaaaagaaagaattgaagcttCTCCTTTAGAAGGAAACATAGATCTTACCGTAAAGTGATACTGTCTTCTTGAATACCTAAGGCTGTTTCTTCCACGTCCTTTTAGCTAAGAATAGCATATTGATTTGCCTTTCAAATGCTGATGATGTAAATGTATCGtattttgatattgatataTCCTGATTCCTCCACTTGCTTCCACTTTTTGAACAAGGGTATGTTATTTTATCCCCCATTGCTTtgtacttttatatttaacttaaattcaTGGGGCCGAGATCCATTGCTTTGTACTTCTTACTCTATGAGTCAcgattatattatataactttCAGCTTCACTTCTTGCCTTAAATATCTTCTGAAGTTTTAagtttgttcttattttcattAGTTATTAGGAATCTCTTCTTTCTCATCCTTCCTTGTTTGgaattaaaattcttttagcccaccaaaattaaaaagaaaaaaacaagccAACTTCCTTTCTTATTATTGGTTTTTAAGTAAACAacctatttaattttgtttggttttagaTCCTaatttggttttgttatattttgatgtctaaaattaagaattttcaattttcctcgttttggttttcaaaactctcatttttattgtaattcTTTATAGTTTAATGTTGTGCAATAATGAATTATTTatgagtttattttaaatagtcacttcatagaaaaaaaatcatcttaaataagacaaaaattttaagataaaatgTACTTCGGACcttagttaaattttatttaaatcattttttaccaacaatttaaataaacaagataaaagattttgaagtttaatgTCACCGAATCCCCCTCAACTTGCCAAACAATAACTATGgcaataactactagtaactttctaTCTATCCAATTACCCTTTTACTCTTCAACTAACATCATACTAAATATCTAACACCTAATACTTCACAGCTTCCTTTTAAGTTAAATGAGTGACCaaaaaatgcattttattcaaaattttaaataacaatattattatccATATATAAGgatttgaattgatttgatatataataatcttctaaaattttgaaacatccTTTAATGGCGGATTTCGCTGCAATCTTCCCGCCATTAACGTCCTGCTTTTTTCTTCGCGCGATCAAATTTCTCAACAGTCTTCCCATTGTTTCTGCCgtttttattcattcaaattttaagcCATTGTCCACCTCCAGACTATTGGAATACCGCCTCGACCTGGCCGGAGATGGCGGATATAACAAATGTTTCTTATCAGAAAAACTAAACGACGTCCTTGCTCGAGCTTCATTATTCTTCATATCAATTGGACTCTCCAACATAGATTTCGCTCTTGAAGATTCGGTGAGAGTCATGTAACTCGGAACAATTGGTGTTCTGTTTTGGCTTTCCTCGTCCCATAAGGATGATCTAGGTCCTTCATTGCTATTTCTATGCGATTTGTTTGATTGTATACTCGCTAGGCTCTTGCAGTCATAATCTGGAATCGAGTTATTTCTTGTGCGTACTGATTTTGTCCCTGCTGCGACTGATGTTTCCGGGGAAGGAGTTGAGAGGGACGAGAAGGTATATCTGTGACTTTCGGATCGGCTTGCTGTTGGCGAATTTACCACCAAGGTCTGTCCGAATCCTTCAATTTCTGGAACCgaattcttttttctacttGACGAGTTCAATTTTTTCGGCTCTGCGAGTCTTCGTTTTGAAGAAGGTGAGAGGGGCTTGGAGGTATATCTATGGCTTTCGGATTGGCTTACGGTTGACGAATTTATATCGGAGCTCAGTTCAAATTGAGCAATGGCTTTGTTGATTTCTCTACTAGCAATGCCAGAGCTCACTTCCCCCCATTGTTGAGCTGCCATCCATCTCTCCAACCAGCTCCAACCCCAGGTGGGATTGTTCGGATCTGTGAATAGTGGATTCATTGATCTTGAGGAATTCCGCGAGATTTTCTGTTGAAGGAATTCATAGAGACTTGAGATGAAACCTCGGTACATTTCTCCATATTTGTGGTccaaatgttttctttcattcttctaaTACATAATCATAAATGACAGAAATAAATTTCCATTTGCTTTATTGTATGTTTTGTATGTTCATTGAGCAAGCATAATAGATAACTGTCAAATAGGAGTTCTGAACCAACCTGTAAGCAAATCGGCAATAAGCAAACTATAAGAGGATCAAAGAACTAATGGACAACCAAACAAAtgatgataattaatttagactattttttactataaccATCTTTCCAAAGATCTTTAGATATACCCTCCAAACTCTTACTTCAAAACCTcttagattaaaatttttagaaactaaaatcttttgtaaattttccAGAATCCGCTTTGAGGTGGATTGAAGCCTCTCCAGATATTAGTGCAGTAGACCATGAGCACAATGTAAGGAGTGAGGCTAGATATCCtggttgaaatgaaaaaaaaaatcttactacaacttagtttcaaatattcaCTTCTTTCTTACTCTTACGGAATCAAATCTGTAAATTCTATTAGGAATAGAATAATAAACAAGTCACCTGTTGAGAAAAGGCGTATGCCAATGCTCTCTCTCTTCTCATAGCTGCTTCATGCTTGCTTTGTAGTTTAGCCTCAACCTGTTCCTTCGATTGTGTGCTGTCATTCCACCCTTTCCCAACCTgttaaaatttcaatgttttgaTAGCAATTAAAGAATGAGGCtaataagaaataattcaaGCATGGGAAGCTgcttgttttgaaaattttagagagaTTAGACAAAAACCAATCCCAATGCTGGGCTGTATACAAAGAAATTCACCTCCAACATAGAATAGTTAAGGAAAACTGATAAGTGATAATAAAGACCTGAAAAATCTCTAGTTCTTTTGAATGTTTTTGTAAGAGCCGTTTCTGTAGAGCGTGATTTTCCTCCAGCTTCTTTAACCTCCTCAATCGGATCTGGGAATGGACACGAACAAAAACTTGCATACACCGGATGGAGTTCATAGCTTGACGATTCACAACAAAACTCTCCATCAATGATTTCAACCTCAACAACCCTCTTAAGGCTCGTATCTCTGATCTTGCCtgtgtttgataaaaaaaaacttgaatttacTTGTAGCCCTTTAATTTAAGCCTTTGGATTAAGTATGTTGAACCCCAGTAACTAATGTcaacttttcaattaaaatgatgaattgaaattgatgTGGCAACTCATATGTAAAAGCGGGAAGGCTATCAGGGCAGttaacattttatataatttaaattataggGTTGCAAGTATGAATTCACACCAGGTATCCACGAAAAACTGACTGAATCTTGATTACTGCCATTTCCTCTCTAGATTTTCTGACGAATCGCGTCTCAGTAATGGTTTGGACACACTTATTGGCAGCGGTAGTAGACGCCATGCCTgtggaatttgaatttggaacACGATGAGCTTTGGAGTGGCCTTCATTCTTCTCACAGGttggttttactttttctaTCTGACTTAACTGGTTTGCAATAGTCACAGAAGAAGTAGGGCCTGAATTGgggtgtttttgtttttcagaCAATTTCCTCTTCTACATGCCAAAAGAAACCGTAAGGAAATTTGCAAGaatattagaaaattcaaaagaagatgaaaactTCCAATCTAGTCTGCATGATAAACAAGATGGATAGTCATAAACCTggtctttctttcttttggagCTGGGGCTGAGAGCTTTCTTCAAAGTTCTAAACCAGTTTCCTTTCCTTCCCATCCCTctgttattatattttactcAATGTTCTTCAAAGTCAATATTAAGAAGAGATAAAGAAACCTGTAATTACAATGACGGGAGAGAGATAATTTCACATCTGATCTAACATCATATAAATACTTCAGTTCAgttaagaaaaagttgataaaatcCCGTTAAACTAAAGCCAAATAAAGCTTGGTGCGGAAGATGGTTAGAATTTTCTGTTTAATATCCTTTTAGTTTGTCTAACATTTCCTTGAGATGTCAGCAAAGTCACCttaaaaatatgcaaaaacaGAGACCTACTGCTAGAATATCACAACAACCAGAcgttaaatttgcaaaattttgaagaaaatatcaacTCATCGaataacaatttcaaagaACTTTGAACCACACAAATGACCTTtgcttccttttattttcatggGGAAACAAACAGTATTATATTGAAGCTTGTAGTTTAGCCGCAATTGACTCTTCCAGTTCTCTCTCTGACTCTGACTCTGACTCGTCTCTCCCTTTCAAAGGAAAGTATCTGATTCTGCCTATAAGAATCGAATGGTCGCTAGATTTTGGATCCGTGTAGAAACTTTGAATCAGAGTTAGATGCTTCTCAGTTTCTTTCTACTCTTCAAAACCAttgatattgattttgatttagaTTGTATGCACCTAGTAAAATCTATAGCTCACGATTCTTCTAGGTTCATGCTAGGGGTGGTCAAAATAATATGACAAACTGAGCTGACCTACCAAAACCGATATCCGTTGGCTGGTCTCACTCTTCTATGGATGATATGTATACCATACTCGAGCATTACGGATTGTGGGTTTGAATTCTCTAGTTAGAAATgattttaatgattaatttaaaGATTGAATGAACATGACATCACCTTTTAGAATTAAAGGCAATCTAAGTATTACATTTTGTTGAGCAGGTTGAACACCCGCTTAACTTCatcatttatgtttatatagcttttgaaatagttatatttatttttcatcatttatgaaattgccaccattttcaaaatcatcctcaaaattcaagttcaaAATTACTGGAAACTTCCACTTTACAGAGTCGACCACTAGCCCACCAGGCTTCAACAGATCAACCTATCTGTTCTTTTAATTACCAATTaaaagttacaaacttacaatTGAGGAACATTATGTACTAAAAGcctataaaaaattgaaaatattaaaaaattgaaaatattaaaaaccgTCGGATGGGCGAATATACGCTCCCACAGGTATGGTTTCGGCCGTCGGATCATTTTGGAGTTTACTTTTTCATGTCCCCTGCTGTGACGGAGTTTGGCTGACATCCTGTACAGGTGGCAGGTGTTGATTGGCTGGTGGAGTTTTTGTGGAGGTACGAAGGCTCCATAGCATGATTTTTGAGCAATCACCCGAAGGAATTCCGGTTAGTTTTGCTTCATCTTCAAGTACCACTTGTTTCACGAAATTGACAGACTTCTgatgaaaattgattaaaaaaaactcatcaagatcaataaatctaaataatttcatacaaAGTTAAAATGAGCTTTGAttgtattttgatattttagaaatataaaagatgtgGGGAAATAGTTCATATCCACCTTTTTTCgttgtatttttattgaatgatAGAATTTtgcattaaaaatttataaatctatacattttttatagaaaatacatagtatgaaaaaaatgatttttcacGTAATGATTACTTTTGCGTAataatttgagaaagaaactTAACCAAACAATGAATTTTCTATCTAATTAAATTACCGAGCTTTCAATTTTCTacctaataaattttgttatatattgcTTTTTACAGAAAAATTAGTTAatctattaaatatatttaatcgTAAGcctaataaataataataacaaaactataaaGATATGTTTGGACTCCCGAAATAGAATTAGAGTGTATTTTAATGTAATCCTTTGGGTAGTTAGattcatgaatttaaaaaatattaaataagacAATCTCCTTTAAAGAAAGTaagttataatatatcaaacaccttgaaaagttaaatgataaattggatataaaattgaaaattcgaCACTTTAATAAACATTCTTAAATGTTCGagaatcaaataaactaaactaatttaatttaacattttaaaatatatatacttatatatagaaaaataccaaaaggAGATTATATTTAGAGTACCTGAGAAGTGTCTTGGACAGAGGAAGTTCTACCCCATCTTTCAGGGTCCCAAAGGATGGAACTATTGAAAGCAAAGCTGGAAATATGGATTTGGGGTTTAGGTTGTGTTTGGTTagccatttttttcaaatgccATCCTATTACTTGAGAAGAATCACAAATTGGCCCTTCAATTAccaccttttttttgtttgctgtCACCAGCGCCATTGGCCATGTCCCAAACACCCTAAATTCAACACCAATTGTTATTTAgtattccaaaattttaatttaattcatatagtACTTCTTTATTATGTTTatgctaaatattttatctttatgaCCTTTTTGAGCATTTTATCAGACTATAGTTTGGAGATATGAAATTGGGTAATTCACACCAAATTAGCTAAATGAAGATTGTGTACACAACACATTAGATTAAAAAGTTCTTGGGGGGGAAATAAAAAGAGAGTTCTagctttaaaaattttaagctTATGCATAAATAGCATTATTGCAAGTAAGAAAGATTAATTTTtacaatcaaaatttaacttatatgcaaatataacacaaaTTATTAAGCTAAATTAATGCTATAttgggtaaaaaaaaatgaattgttgTTTGATACTTTTATGCATACATATTAAGTTTTGGTTCACCcttcacttttcattttgtcatttaaaattatgattatttttttttattgtaataaataGGGCCATTCGAGTGACCTcatctatatttgttttcaaacaaaattgataatttttatagtctctttttaatattattaaggTATGACCTTAGTTTGGTATGTTTGAGTGTATAGTTAGTTTATACTGCTATATCAATTTCATTCTTCCTAGGGCTGAAATATTATaactattatttaaatataaaattcattcCAATTTTAGATAGAAATTGGTATATGGAACGATGGTGGTTGTTAATACTATAATGTAGTGATGTCTCACGGGGAAggatatattttgaaaaagaaaaaggaaaagaaaaggaaaaagaaagaaagcataCTCAATTTCCCTGAGTTCATGGAAGAATCGAAGATCATAAAAGTTAGAAAGTCCAGCAAAGTGAACAATCCCACTAAGGCGATGATGTTCAATATGCTTCAAAGCCACATTCCTTTGATGATTCATTTCCGCTTCAGAATCCGTAAAATTctctttaaaaaccaaatgtcTATACATAATCCCCGTCTTCCTCATTATCTCCGCCACATTACTCCCTTCTCTCTTCGCCTCCACCACAATCCACAACAATGGCTGCCTAACAAGCCGTATCGTATTCCCCAA of the Cucumis sativus cultivar 9930 chromosome 3, Cucumber_9930_V3, whole genome shotgun sequence genome contains:
- the LOC101213984 gene encoding uncharacterized protein LOC101213984; amino-acid sequence: MSEISSSWSEEFAGLWEDSGIRYVAEPIGISSPSIENTGSVFPVESGNYEESVESESLKNQVKGFALAWGEILLELGRGCRDIVQQNLITEDSYIQKLRGPCASVTSRLSFLNEFLPEDRDPVYAWPVIFFVSILAFTVICVNNRQESFSRPIMKVRDHLPSASLMLLPDGRHMAYDVYGVSADRARFSILAPHSFLSSRLAGIPGVKMSLLEEFGVRLVAYDLPGFGESDPHPHRNLNSSAFDMLHLADAISINGKFWVLGYSEGAMHAWAALRYIPDRIAGAIMVAPMINPYEKGMTREELRRTWENWGPRKRLLYFLARRFPRFLSYFYRRNFLSGRHEEIERQLSLSLRKKDEVLIEDPKFKEFWYRNVEESIRQKNVKPFVEETMLLVSNWGFSLADLRVQRKCQRSSILHWLKSLYSQEQCELAGFVGPIHIWQGIDDQAVPLSMTDYIGRILPAAVLHKLSNEGHFSFFYFCDECHRQIFSTIFGPPKGPVDRKERIEASPLEGNIDLTVK
- the LOC101214227 gene encoding protein IQ-DOMAIN 1 isoform X1; protein product: MGRKGNWFRTLKKALSPSSKRKKDQKRKLSEKQKHPNSGPTSSVTIANQLSQIEKVKPTCEKNEGHSKAHRVPNSNSTGMASTTAANKCVQTITETRFVRKSREEMAVIKIQSVFRGYLARSEIRALRGLLRLKSLMESFVVNRQAMNSIRCMQVFVRVHSQIRLRRLKKLEENHALQKRLLQKHSKELEIFQVGKGWNDSTQSKEQVEAKLQSKHEAAMRRERALAYAFSQQKISRNSSRSMNPLFTDPNNPTWGWSWLERWMAAQQWGEVSSGIASREINKAIAQFELSSDINSSTVSQSESHRYTSKPLSPSSKRRLAEPKKLNSSSRKKNSVPEIEGFGQTLVVNSPTASRSESHRYTFSSLSTPSPETSVAAGTKSVRTRNNSIPDYDCKSLASIQSNKSHRNSNEGPRSSLWDEESQNRTPIVPSYMTLTESSRAKSMLESPIDMKNNEARARTSFSFSDKKHLLYPPSPARSRRYSNSLEVDNGLKFE
- the LOC101214227 gene encoding protein IQ-DOMAIN 1 isoform X2, giving the protein MGRKGNWFRTLKKALSPSSKRKKDQKRKLSEKQKHPNSGPTSSVTIANQLSQIEKVKPTCEKNEGHSKAHRVPNSNSTGMASTTAANKCVQTITETRFVRKSREEMAVIKIQSVFRGYLARSEIRALRGLLRLKSLMESFVVNRQAMNSIRCMQVFVRVHSQIRLRRLKKLEENHALQKRLLQKHSKELEIFQVGKGWNDSTQSKEQVEAKLQSKHEAAMRRERALAYAFSQQDI
- the LOC101214465 gene encoding probable beta-1,4-xylosyltransferase IRX9 isoform X2, producing MGSTERPKKRAHLCKKAILHFSLCFIMGFFTGFAPTATKSSISTSTITLSNTTKILSNFTRNLAAEPPPARKRDREELVKKMVAPRRQIIIVTPTRSGDRNREVWLRRLGNTIRLVRQPLLWIVVEAKREGSNVAEIMRKTGIMYRHLVFKENFTDSEAEMNHQRNVALKHIEHHRLSGIVHFAGLSNFYDLRFFHELREIEVFGTWPMALVTANKKKVVIEGPICDSSQVIGWHLKKMANQTQPKPQIHISSFAFNSSILWDPERWGRTSSVQDTSQSVNFVKQVVLEDEAKLTGIPSGDCSKIMLWSLRTSTKTPPANQHLPPVQDVSQTPSQQGT
- the LOC101214465 gene encoding probable beta-1,4-xylosyltransferase IRX9 isoform X1, which produces MGSTERPKKRAHLCKKAILHFSLCFIMGFFTGFAPTATKSSISTSTITLSNTTKILSNFTRNLAAEPPPARKRDREELVKKMVAPRRQIIIVTPTRSGDRNREVWLRRLGNTIRLVRQPLLWIVVEAKREGSNVAEIMRKTGIMYRHLVFKENFTDSEAEMNHQRNVALKHIEHHRLSGIVHFAGLSNFYDLRFFHELREIEVFGTWPMALVTANKKKVVIEGPICDSSQVIGWHLKKMANQTQPKPQIHISSFAFNSSILWDPERWGRTSSVQDTSQKSVNFVKQVVLEDEAKLTGIPSGDCSKIMLWSLRTSTKTPPANQHLPPVQDVSQTPSQQGT